A window of Sebastes umbrosus isolate fSebUmb1 chromosome 6, fSebUmb1.pri, whole genome shotgun sequence genomic DNA:
TGATATGAAGCCCTATTATTAGTCATGATTCATGTTGACTCTGTTTGTTGCTCTCAGATGTCGACGCTACGTAGTGGTCGTAAGAAGCAGACAGCCAGTCCCGATGGCAGAGCCTCGCCTACCAACGAGGATCTGCGCTCCAGCGGTCGTACGTCTCCCAGCGCGGCGAGTACCGACAGCACTGACAGCAAGACAGACTCCATGAAGAAGCCCAGCAAGGTAAACACAGCGTAGACATGCTTGGATCTTTGTTTTGCTCTGCACGTATTTCTGTGAAATGTATGTACCCTAATGGCTCTGCTGCTTTTGGCTCCACAGAAGATTAAAGAAGAGGCTCCTTCACCGATGAAGAGCGCCAAACGGCAGCGAGAGAAGGGAGCCTCGGACACGGAGGAGCCCGAGAGGTCCGGCGCCAAAAAGTCCAAGACACAAGTGAGTCCTCGGTCTTTGTTTTGCTGTTCGGATGGAATGCATAAAGTCGGTGTTCTGAAACtcattcttctctctctgctgtccctCAGGAGCTGAGTCGACCCGACTCGCCCTCAGAGTGTGAGGGAGAAGGGGAGGGCGAGGGCGAGAGCTCTGATGGACGCAGCATCAACGAGGAGCTCAGTAGCGATCCTAAAGACATTGACCAGGACAATAGGAGCTCCTCCCCGAGCATCCCCAGCCCGCGCGACAACGAGAGCGACTCGGACTCATctgcccagcagcagcagctcctgcagaGCCAGCACCCTCCGGTCATCCAGTGTCAGCCGGGCACCTCAGCCGCCTCCTCGGCACCGCCTCCGCCTCCGACCTTGGCCCCGTCGCTGCCCCCGCAGGTCTCCCCCACGGCGGCCTCCGTCTCTCTACCTCCCCAGCCTCTGCCCCAGGCAAGCCCGATGTCTCTCATCCAGTCGGGAGCGTCCCTCCACCCTCAAAGGCTTCCCTCTCCGCATTCACCTTTGACTCAGGCTCCGCCTCCCGGCCCCCTTATCCCACCTCAGTCGTTACCCAGCTCGCATCACGGGCCCATGCCTCCCATGCCTCATCCGCTGCAGCCCGGCCCCTCACACATGCCTCACCCTCTCTCCATGCCCCCCCAGGGCTTCCCTGTGGGTCAGTCTCAGGTCCCGCCCCTGCCAATCTCTGGCCAACCACAGCCGAGGCCGCACACGCCTCCTTCCCAGTCCCAGTCCACAGCTCAGAGTGGAGGCCAGCCTCCGAGAGAGCAGTCCCTGCCCCCCGCCCCGATGTCCATGCCTCACATCAAGCCCCCGCCGACCACGCCCATCCCTCAGATAACCAACCCGCAGTCCCACAAACACCCGCCCCACGCGTCAGCGCCGCCGTTCCCTCAGATGCCTTCAAACCTGCCACCACCTCCTGCCCTCAAGCCCCTCAGCTCTCTATCCAGCCACCATCCTCCGTCAGCGCACCCACCTCCCTTACAGCTCATGCCTCAGGGGCAGCAGCTTCAGCCTCCACCAGCCCAGCCTCCAGTTCTCACCCAGTCCCAGAGCCTCCCACCGTCAGCCAGCCACcaacctcctccagctcctcctctgcCGCCCTCCGCGGCGGCGTCGCACCCCAACGGGCCGCCGCAGCCGCCGTTCTCGTCTCATCCTTTCAACACAGTTCTACCTCCAACCGGCCCTCCCCCATCCTCGTCAAACTCTATGCCTGGCATACAGCCGCCATCTTCCTCCGGTCcaccctcctccatctccatgCCACTGCCTGCCTCCGTCGCTTGTGCCGGCCCGGGTCCGGTACTCCCACCTGTACACATCAAAGAGGAGCCTCTGGACGAAACGGAGGAGCCGGAGAGCCCTCCTCCCCCACAGAGAAGCCCCTCCCCAGAGCCGACCGTCGTCAACACACCCAGCCACGCCAGCCAGTCGGCACGGTACGTCCACAAACATGCACCTGCACACGCTGTTATTTATCTGCAGTCTGTTGAGCTGCTTACTGTTGTCTGGGGATGCTGATTAGCTCTCAAACACATCCAACAACAAAGAGGCTCTGCCTTCACATTTTAAGACTTTGATGAAAGCAACAAATCGAATGTCCTCAGCAAAAACAGGCATCCAAGGCCACAATTAGCCCTGAACTCCGAGGGGCTGATGGCGAGGAATTATCGGGGATGGAGAGCAGGGAGATTAATTACAGTGAGATGCGAGTGAACCGAGGCCTCTGAATATGAGTATCTGTAGTTGCCTTGTGCTTAAGTGGCTCTCAGGCTGCCAATGAATAGCAATGAGGGTTTTAATACATACTTAACATCGCAGCAGAAGTGAATGCCAAGGGAGTTTGTTTCCGTTTGAATAATGGACCAGCGTAAGCTAATACAAGCTGTCTTTTCATCTAATGGGGCATCATCCTGCCTTTCAACATGCAAAATTACACATGAATATCTCTCTGgccagttttgtttttgtttgtaacatcagtaacactacaggtgataattagcaagtcaCATATTTACCTCAAACTTTATTGAAAAgtaactttattataaacacagttctgatgtctgaTGACTCTGGAGGaacgtttttgtgtcaaaatattgatttcttcagtaagtagccgtgtattaagcgggataatgttcagctagcgggtcattgttgtgaaagattCCCCGACAGGGTGagcagctcgctgtacattataccAAACATTTTTCAATTATGACTACACGTCATGATAACATTTCACTCAtcacacaaatgtaaatgtaacataatcttaaaggaatagttgaaCATTGTGGgaaattcactttcttgccaagagttagataaAAAGATGGaaaccactctcatgtctgtccgtTTCATGTGAAGCTGAAGCCAAGAggcggttagcttagcttagcacaaaaactggaaacaaggggTCCGCTGCGTGTCGGGGTGCGACATCGCcatgtcggggattctttcacaacaatgacccgctagtaCATCATCCCTTACATATCATCTATTTATCaccagacatggaaataaagcatatcaattaactttgtattcttctcctggaaatgtattaaataaattaccagctgttgggaaatagcggaatatcattattaaatcatgtttataataaagtcattttgagGTACATATCGGGGtgatttggcagtaattccaaagaaatttcaaataggttgcttgctaattatcacctaattaccatgaaaattgcggacctgtaaaatgaccGTAACAAGTATTAAACTATGAACTGGAACATCCTTTGAATGTTTTTTATCTCTGCCATGATCACAGGTTCTACAAGCACCTGGACCGGGGTTACAACTCGTGTGCTCGGACGGATTACTACTTCACTCCGCTGGCTTCATCTAAGCTGGCCAAGAAGCGAGAAGAAGCTCTGGAGAAAGCCAAGAGGGAAACAGAACAGAAAGCCAGGGAAGAGaaggagcgagagagggagagggaaaaagagcgagaaagagagCGGGAACGGGAGAAGGAACAAGAGCGAGCGGCGGTGAGTGCTTTCTCCTCTTTAGTTTGCCAGtggttcttttttcttttcttttaaatcgTACTAAACATGGCGCGTTTTGTTGTCCTCACAGAAAGCCAGTTCCTCTCATGACGGCAGGATGGGTGAACAGCAGATGGGCGGCCCCGCCCACATGCGTGCGCAATACGACGGCCCCCCCACCACGATCGCGGCCGTGCCTCCGTACATCGGCCCCGACACCCCGGCCCTACGCACCCTCAGCGAGTACGCCCGACCCCACGTCATGTCCCCCAACAATCGAAACCACCCCTTCTTCGTGTCCCTCAACCCCGCGGACCAGCTGCTGGCCTATCACATGCCCAGCTTGTACAACGCCGACCCGGGCATGCGGGAGCGTGAGCTCCGGGAGCGGGAGATGCGGGAGAGGGAGATTCGGGAGAGGGAGCTGAGGGAGAGGATGAAACCCGGTTTCGAGGTCAAGCCTCCAGAGATGGACTCGCTTCACCCTTCCACAAACCCCATGGAGCACTTTGCGCGGCACGGGGCCATCACGTTGCCCCCCATGGCCGGCCCTCACCCCTTCGCCTCCTTCCACCCGGGCCTGAACCCCTTAGAGCGCGAGCGGCTGGCCCTCGCCGCCGGGCCCCAGCTGCGGCCTGAAATGAGCTACCCGGAGCGGTTGGCTGCAGAGAGACTCCACGCCGAGAGGATGGCCACAGTGGCCAACGACCCCATCGCCCGTCTACAGATGTTCAACGTCACgccacaccaccaccagcactcGCATATTCACTCACACCTACACCTGCACCAGCAAGATCCTCTTCACCAAGGTGAGAGAGAGCCCtgaatacatacatgcatgtatagatacagtatataccacTGTACCACTTAACATGACACAATACAACAAACGAATGAATGAATTCTAACAACtataacatattttattgtattcaaATGATAACAGATTTGAAGGGTTGCACTCCAAAACATTAATTTGGGGAAAACTACATGCTATTAATTGCTCATCATTTGGCAAACACAGTCgcataaatgtatttagtagggctgtcaatcgattaaaatagttatttgcgattaatcgcaaattaatcacacattttttatctgttcaaaatgtaccttaaaaggagatttgtcaagtatttaatactcttatcaacatggcagtgggctaatatgctgctttatgcaaatgtatgtgtatatttattattagaaatcaattaacaacacaaaacaatgacatacgTTTTGGGAAAACTACACGCAGTTAATTGCTCATTATTTGGCAAACACATTTGGTAAATAGAGGTTGCAATTTGGCAAGTAAGATTTTAATTATCCTTATCTCCTTATGATGGCATTTTGTCAGAATagtttttcatatttcatatattcatatattagtTGATATCTCATTTAGAAATTCTcagtttcatattttattatttatcttccATACACTTTTACAGACACATTCTGCATGTATTTGATACATTGATCTTTTGTATACAGTTATATATTTGTAAATtgatttatgaatattttagcTTAATTTTCTGAATGTTTTATTGTGTAATGTTTTTTAACTCATGCATTTTGACATAGAAAATGAGATCTGTATTTTCAGCACAACTATAAGACAAATAtctttatataatgtttatattaaAAGTTATAGAGGACCAAGAATAGATCCTTGAGGCACTCCGCAGATTAATCACtacatttattgaattatttttttttttttttacaatttttggaCGCTCCAAATCTCTGTTATTTAAACTGTTAGACATTTTAGTAAAACACCATCAAGTTAAGTTttctaataaaaatattgtgattaACGGTATGGAAGAATTTGGATAGAAATTAAACCGATGCAAGAGTCACATGTTTTAAGAAGTAGAAATATTACTAACCAGTTGAAACGGTGCCAACACTTTGATTCAAAGTTATAGGAAGAGAAATTTATCTGAAGAATCTTTGAAAGCCTGATATTAGACGATGATGTAAGCAGAAATGAGGGTCACATGGTTTATTATGAGCACGTTAAATAATGTACAAGTAGAAGAAAAGTTTTGAGGATGTTGATATTAGTATTTTATGCTGtaatttgaatgacattttctgtaaatgcaattataaatataatatatgatacTTCTCTCATAACAGTGAAGAGTGAACAGAAGGGACTTTTGAATTAATGATAATTCCACCTCCATCTTTTCTAGTTTTTTTACGATATGATCTGAAACTCCATCTCGTATTTTATTGCCGCTGTAGTAACGTACAGCATTGACACGTGAGATTGGACTAAAGCATATTATATCCTCATTAAATGTCTGCTAGAGCCAGCAGATGCTTTACGGAGGATAAATATAGTTCGGTCGTCCCTGCACTCTTCTGGTCAACCTTGAGAGGAGTAACATGATATGAAGCTGTGTGTCACTAATGCCtgtcatgaaatgaaatgagtgCACCTTGAACCTCAGACTCTAACCGCCCGAAGGTGGTGAATGTCTTGTGTGTCCTCCAGGCTCGGGGGGCCACCCCCTCGTAGATCCCCTTGCAGGACCTCACCTGGCTCGCTTCCCTTACCCGCCCGGCGCCATCCCCAACTCTCTCCTCGGCCAGCCGCCGCACGAACACGAGATGCTGCGCCACCCAGTCTTCGGTAGGCTCTCCGCCAAACGTCGTCTCTCATTGATCTCGCCTCCAATCTATCAGTCCGAGCTCTGCCAGATCAGCCCGATcaaatctgttttttgtttgtgcgTCCTCCAGGTACTCCATACGCACGGGAGCTACAGGGAGGTCTGCCGCCGCCCATGTCCGCAGCCCACCAGCTGCAGGCCATGCACGCCCAGTCCGCTGAGCTCCAGAGGCTGGCCATGGAGCAGCAGTGGCTCCACGGACACCATCACATGCACGGGGGACCTCTGCCTGGCCAGGAGGACTACTACAGGTAGAGTGTGTACCTTTGATTTGCCAAATAataaacactagggctgtcatcaATTAACATATTTGATCGTGATTATACGCAAATTAATCGTTTTTTtaagtgttcaaaatgtaccttaaagggagatttatcaattatttgatcctcttatcaacatgggagtgggctaatatgctgcttcatgcaaatgtatgtatatatttattattagaaatcaattaacgacacaaaacaatgacagatattgtccagaaaccctcacaggtactgcatttagcataaaacaatatgcttaaatcataacatggaaaactgcagcccaacaggcaacaacagctgtcagtgtgtcagtgtgctgacttgactatgacttgaccccaaactgcatgtgattatcataaagtgggcatgtctgtaaaggggagactcgtgggtacccacagaacccatttccattcactgatctggaggtcagaggtcaagggacccctttgaaaatggccatgccagtttttcagatttggagcgttatttaacctctttcccgacaagctactatgacatgaataataaatgttaaaatgattttCTCCGTCCTCTGAttgctaccaatggattccttagggttttctagcttcacatgatgccagtatcttcactccagctttaaaactgagccgctacaacctaaaaatcgcaagttgcgttaaagtgttaaagaaaaaagtggcgttaaaacaaatttaattcgTTAAAAACGAGTTATTATcgtgtcaactttgacagccctaatcaatatataatatttttatgacagTTTTTGTCCTCTAAGGACACCAGAGCAATTTTTTTAAGTGGAAGCACAAGGGTTACCAGCATTTCTATtcatctttctttatttcttctttaattaatgtaatcttaataataaaaatgatgctCTATGACTTTAGTTCAGTAGGAACTTGTCACATAATATCcagataaaacattaaaaaccttCCTGCTAAATTTCAAGGTCCCAGGTGAATACCGggtgaaataaaaatgattttctcCGTCctctggttggtaccgatggattctttaggatttctagtttcatatgatcccagtatcttcactccagctttaagactgagccggctacaacctaaaaatcacaagttgcgttaatgcgttaaagaaattagtggcattcaAACGTCtttgcgttaaggcgttatgatcgtgttaactttgacagcccttaaaaACACATGTAGATGACCTGAGTGTGGCTTTGATTTGTTAAACATTAACACGCTGTCGTTTTGTGTTTCAGCCGGCTGAAGAAGGAGAGCGACAAGCAGCTGTAACCGGCCGAGGGAGGCGGCGACCGACGGGTGCAGGACACGGGAAGTTGTTACATTCAGTTTTGAATAACGGAAAAGGCCAAGCGGATCGTCTGAGAAACTCTTCTGATATCTGGTTTTTCGTTCCTGTCAaggacttcttctttttttttcttttttttaactattattTTTCAAGACTTTCTTTGGTATTTAGCCAGTAGTAACAACGTCCTCAAGGCTCCTGCATGACAAGCTTCCCTGACGTTTTTTTTCGTAGGTGCTAGAACAAGACACTGTGCTTATcgacaaacaaaagaaaaaagaaaaaaaaagacaagaccGGTTTATGGAAAAATAACAAGTGCTATCTTAAACTcgacatttattttaatacattgttggaggttttttcataattttaagAAAAAGCTACAGCATGGCGTTTTTGAGTCTGTAAAtagtatatataaacatataattattattataattattattattactaggtGTGGACTCCAAACCAAGTCGTTTCAACCTCCGATATAATTGTTTTGAAGCATTATCCCTTGTTTCAGAGGGGAGCACCACGGCATTATTATACGAGCAGTTCCTGAGGGTTCAGTTGTAAACGTTCCTCTGACATCACTGTGTTAGATTTTAGTCCCGCATACACCATGTAAACCATaaacctgtcacacacacacacacacacatccattcaTCACGCAGCAGGTTGTCAGAATGtgtcaactcaacaacgctacgtTGAGTTCATGATTTGAAACACTTGAAGAGGGTGACGCCGTTAGTCGCCGAGGTTTCTGTGGAGTGCACACAACGAAGCCGTGGAttcaaaaagaaaagtttgCACTGAGAGAGTTCCACTCCGTTTTGGTTTCGctttaaaatcaatatttaaGTCATTGGAGTAATACTTCAttgctttttatgtttttgtttttacagagaAATGATTTTAATTATGATTTTAAACGCGCCGGAAATTTGGCTGAACTGAAGAATTTTAAATTACCAGGACCTGGATTTGAACTATCAGGAGGCTATGACAGGACTTCAGGATTGTTTTAAACGTGTGAATGGTTGGTGCTAGTTGTGTCGTGGGGGGGGGTGTCCTTCTCTTCTCCACCTGGTCCCCATGTTCGTCGCGGGGCTCATGTCCGACTGAGTCGTCCTCCAGCTAGGCTGTAATAATGTTCACTGTGACACTAGAGGGGACGGGGGCCACCAGGAGGTTCAGTTGGGGGGGTCCATGATGTGTGTAAGCGTATACGGTATGTATGGGTGTGTTTTCCTCACAAATGATTTCGTATGCCTTGGTTCCTTTcgggacgcacacacactcctgggcttgaggagtgtgtgtttgtgtgtgtgccactgACTGTTACGAGTTGTGTTGACCTGTCATGACGGTGCACGTGAgcccatttgtttttctttttcgcTGTAGCCATGACAACGAGTTGTTCCATGCACTAAAGACTGCTTGACCGTCATGGACATTTAGAAaactgtggctttttttttttttttttaaccaaatgaAGAAACTGTACTTGCATTTAAAAGTGACCATATCTTCCCTTGGAGCACtataatttacatttaaacGCTTCATCAAACCCCCCCGCACCCCTTcttaaaaagtccaaaaaagtcTTTGAAGCCCTCGACGAGAACCCCGTCACTTTGTCTTGCCATCTCCCACCgatccctgtctctctctctctcttctgacGGCGtactcctcatcctcatccttcACCTTTGCCTCGTTTTCCCTGACGATTCCCTTTGCCTTTTACTCCCTCTTTTTGTGTCTCCAAAAACCTTTGATGTTAAGTGTTGTCAATGGTTTAGCTTCTTGTTTCAAAGCGGCAATAGCAGAATGTAAATTCTGACTGCtaagatttatatatatactggtaTCTTGAAGCTTATTGTATATATGAGTAGTCGCCATGGGATGacacaatgtaaacaaaaagtagaaataataagaaaaattgTGAGTCCTGTGTTCTCTCCATTTgagtattttgtaatttttttgaaaaatttgTGGAATTAAAATAAACGACTAAGTTACACCACAAGAAACGActtggatgtttgtttttttaatgctttctgatgcatcatatttattttagggctgttggagttaatacaataataacacgttaacgcaaaatcactttaacgccaccaatttctttaacgaaaTTAaactttcagaggttgtagcgggctcagtcttaaagctacagtgaagatactggtgtaaTATGAAACTAtatgaatccattgataccaaacAGAGGACGgagaaaatcatttttattcacCCGGTATTAACCTGGGACCTTGTAATTTGGCAGGAAGGTTTTAAATGTCAGAGCATCATTTTTATGTCATCTGAATcatataaatattacattaattaaagaagaaagaaagaaagattaaTAGAAATGCTGTTAACTCTTGTGcctacactttaaaaaaaacttgctaTGGTGTCCTTAGAGgacaaaaactcaaaaatattatacattgattagggctgtcaaagttaacgcgataataactcgtgatcatcataaagtgggcatgtctgtaactcgtgggtacccatagaacccatttacattcacatatctggaggtcagaggtcaagggacccctttgaaaatggcaatgacagtttatctttgccaaaatttagcgcaatttTGGAGCATGATTTAACCTCCTTAGCctaaaacataaggaatccattggtaccaaccatgtcacaaaggcggataaataacgctccaaactaaattttcaaaggacccttgacctctgacctccagatatgtgaatgaaaatgggttttatgggtacccacgagtctcccctttacaaacatgcccactttatgatactcacatgcagtttggggcaagtcatagtcaagtcagcacactgacacactgacagctgttgttgcctgttgggctgcagtttgccatgttatgatttgagcatattttttatgctagatgcagtacctgtgagggtttctggacaatatctgtcattgttttgtgttgttaattgatttacaataataaatatatacatacgtttgcataaagcagcatattagcccactcccatgttgataagagtattaaatacttgacaaatctccctttaaggtacatttgaacagatgaataatgtacgattaatcgtgattaaatatctcTTGACAGTTTATTTCTTCGTAAACACACTTGTTTGTATGCAGACTGCTAAATCCCATCAGCCGTGAGACACAATAATCCTGTTTTAAGGGAAAACCATTTAGATTACTCACCGCTCATTCGCtgaatgacaaagaaagaaagaaagaaaagaaaacactctTTAATTCCCTCTGGTTCTGTTTacagttgttgtgaaatgtgatTCTCCAGCTGAGCAGAGGGACTGACGCTGGGTCTGTTTTCATGATGATACTCATGTCCTACATTTTGCTCTTGAATAATAGAGGTTTTTTTTTGCGTGTTGCAGAATAGATCCAAGCATTCCTGTGTTTTCAGCACTTCCATTTCTCTCAGCTTCACAAACACCGAGCTTTAAGAGATCACCCCCGGCAGCAGGTAGTAAATCTCAGAGCTGAATATTGCTCTGCTCTGGTATAATAACATCAAAAGCCCGGCTAAGCCAGGAGGAACACTTACTCAGGATGAGATGCCTCGCTATCAGCGGGGCAGGGCTGTCATTtcatcctctctgtgtgtgtgtgtgtgtgtgtgtgtgtgtgcggggggGGGAGTGATAGACCGGCAATCTGTGATGGTGTGCCGCGGCGATGGCTGTCATTTTGAGAGGGAGCTATTATTCTACTGCTGCTCTCTGAAATGATGCCCTGTCCTCGGGAAAAAATCAAGGTTCCTTTGGATGCTCTATCCCGGGGCTGTCATGtgacggaggaggaggttgtGAGGAGGTGCTGCTTGTTGTCGCCGGCTCACACAGCCTCCCCATAAGACACAACAAGACGTCAGAGCCGAGCAGCGCCGGCTGCTTGAATaattcatcctcctcctcctcttcctcctcctcctcctcttccacaccGCCGATGGAGCGACTGTGACTTGTGTCAACTCAAATCCTTCTCATAATAATGTGTGTACCCCTCAGGCTTCCACACAGGGATACACAGTCTCAAGAAAAAATCTGCTCTTTCTGTCTGAATAGCAAAATGTCTTGTGCAGGGTTATTGTATCTGTTGCAGCAGGTCTCGGACACGGagcctcctcatcatcatcatcatcttcctccACCCTCCTGTCGTTTCCTTCCGCTCCACCGGGCCTGGCCTGGCTGCTGCAGGAGGGTGATGCTCGGTGGCAGAGAGGAGGCCTACATGCTATTAGTGCATTCAGCTGGAAGGTAGCTGCGTGTTCCTTCAGCGGGTAGCTCTGCGGCCGCCCTGTTTATCTTAAAATGAGCTGTGTTGACACTGAAAGCAAATCTGTCGTCTGAATTAGATATACAAAGAGACATGACACcagttttttatgtgttttggtGCAGAATTAAAATCACTGCTTCTGTGTTTTC
This region includes:
- the rerea gene encoding arginine-glutamic acid dipeptide repeats protein isoform X1: MTADKEKEREKERDRDRDRDRDKRESGKSRRMDGDRGDRESESSRPRRSCTLEGGAKNYAESDHSEDEDNENGSGGAGSGGPEEAGKKGKKKTPKKKSRYERTENGEITSFITEDDVVYRPGDCVYIESRRPNTPYFICSIQDFKLSKRDHLLMNVKWYYRQSEVPDSVYQHLVQDRNNENDSGRDLVITDPVVRSRELFISDYVDTYHAAALRGKCNISHFSDIFAAREFKARIDSFFYILGYNPETRRLNSTQGEIRVGPSHQAKLPELQPFPSPGGQAVTENEELVWMPGVNDCDLLMYLRAARSMAAFAGMCDGGSTEDGCLAASRDDTTLNALNTLHESSYDAGKALQRLVKKPVPKLIEKCWSEDEVKRFIKGLRQFGKNFFRIRKELLPNKETGELITFYYYWKKTPEAASCRAHRRHRRQPVFRRIKTRTASTPVNTPSRPPSSEFLDLSSASEDDFDSEDSEQELKGYACRHCFTTTSKDWHHGGRENILLCTDCRIHFKKYGELPPIEKPVDPPPFMFKPVKEEEDGLSGKHSMRTRRNRGSMSTLRSGRKKQTASPDGRASPTNEDLRSSGRTSPSAASTDSTDSKTDSMKKPSKKIKEEAPSPMKSAKRQREKGASDTEEPERSGAKKSKTQELSRPDSPSECEGEGEGEGESSDGRSINEELSSDPKDIDQDNRSSSPSIPSPRDNESDSDSSAQQQQLLQSQHPPVIQCQPGTSAASSAPPPPPTLAPSLPPQVSPTAASVSLPPQPLPQASPMSLIQSGASLHPQRLPSPHSPLTQAPPPGPLIPPQSLPSSHHGPMPPMPHPLQPGPSHMPHPLSMPPQGFPVGQSQVPPLPISGQPQPRPHTPPSQSQSTAQSGGQPPREQSLPPAPMSMPHIKPPPTTPIPQITNPQSHKHPPHASAPPFPQMPSNLPPPPALKPLSSLSSHHPPSAHPPPLQLMPQGQQLQPPPAQPPVLTQSQSLPPSASHQPPPAPPLPPSAAASHPNGPPQPPFSSHPFNTVLPPTGPPPSSSNSMPGIQPPSSSGPPSSISMPLPASVACAGPGPVLPPVHIKEEPLDETEEPESPPPPQRSPSPEPTVVNTPSHASQSARFYKHLDRGYNSCARTDYYFTPLASSKLAKKREEALEKAKRETEQKAREEKEREREREKEREREREREKEQERAAKASSSHDGRMGEQQMGGPAHMRAQYDGPPTTIAAVPPYIGPDTPALRTLSEYARPHVMSPNNRNHPFFVSLNPADQLLAYHMPSLYNADPGMRERELREREMREREIRERELRERMKPGFEVKPPEMDSLHPSTNPMEHFARHGAITLPPMAGPHPFASFHPGLNPLERERLALAAGPQLRPEMSYPERLAAERLHAERMATVANDPIARLQMFNVTPHHHQHSHIHSHLHLHQQDPLHQGGECLVCPPGSGGHPLVDPLAGPHLARFPYPPGAIPNSLLGQPPHEHEMLRHPVFGTPYARELQGGLPPPMSAAHQLQAMHAQSAELQRLAMEQQWLHGHHHMHGGPLPGQEDYYSRLKKESDKQL
- the rerea gene encoding arginine-glutamic acid dipeptide repeats protein isoform X3; its protein translation is MFKGAHTKSNKSKSAHFETANAHPIQYGAGLTDGPSVFKAEGADLISKQVRPKRGRERERETPLCRHGAKRSRQHRHRHRHRHRQHSWDSPHLLSLPPPSASHTSLHLFLLPGGSKRDHLLMNVKWYYRQSEVPDSVYQHLVQDRNNENDSGRDLVITDPVVRSRELFISDYVDTYHAAALRGKCNISHFSDIFAAREFKARIDSFFYILGYNPETRRLNSTQGEIRVGPSHQAKLPELQPFPSPGGQAVTENEELVWMPGVNDCDLLMYLRAARSMAAFAGMCDGGSTEDGCLAASRDDTTLNALNTLHESSYDAGKALQRLVKKPVPKLIEKCWSEDEVKRFIKGLRQFGKNFFRIRKELLPNKETGELITFYYYWKKTPEAASCRAHRRHRRQPVFRRIKTRTASTPVNTPSRPPSSEFLDLSSASEDDFDSEDSEQELKGYACRHCFTTTSKDWHHGGRENILLCTDCRIHFKKYGELPPIEKPVDPPPFMFKPVKEEEDGLSGKHSMRTRRNRGSMSTLRSGRKKQTASPDGRASPTNEDLRSSGRTSPSAASTDSTDSKTDSMKKPSKKIKEEAPSPMKSAKRQREKGASDTEEPERSGAKKSKTQELSRPDSPSECEGEGEGEGESSDGRSINEELSSDPKDIDQDNRSSSPSIPSPRDNESDSDSSAQQQQLLQSQHPPVIQCQPGTSAASSAPPPPPTLAPSLPPQVSPTAASVSLPPQPLPQASPMSLIQSGASLHPQRLPSPHSPLTQAPPPGPLIPPQSLPSSHHGPMPPMPHPLQPGPSHMPHPLSMPPQGFPVGQSQVPPLPISGQPQPRPHTPPSQSQSTAQSGGQPPREQSLPPAPMSMPHIKPPPTTPIPQITNPQSHKHPPHASAPPFPQMPSNLPPPPALKPLSSLSSHHPPSAHPPPLQLMPQGQQLQPPPAQPPVLTQSQSLPPSASHQPPPAPPLPPSAAASHPNGPPQPPFSSHPFNTVLPPTGPPPSSSNSMPGIQPPSSSGPPSSISMPLPASVACAGPGPVLPPVHIKEEPLDETEEPESPPPPQRSPSPEPTVVNTPSHASQSARFYKHLDRGYNSCARTDYYFTPLASSKLAKKREEALEKAKRETEQKAREEKEREREREKEREREREREKEQERAAKASSSHDGRMGEQQMGGPAHMRAQYDGPPTTIAAVPPYIGPDTPALRTLSEYARPHVMSPNNRNHPFFVSLNPADQLLAYHMPSLYNADPGMRERELREREMREREIRERELRERMKPGFEVKPPEMDSLHPSTNPMEHFARHGAITLPPMAGPHPFASFHPGLNPLERERLALAAGPQLRPEMSYPERLAAERLHAERMATVANDPIARLQMFNVTPHHHQHSHIHSHLHLHQQDPLHQGGECLVCPPGSGGHPLVDPLAGPHLARFPYPPGAIPNSLLGQPPHEHEMLRHPVFGTPYARELQGGLPPPMSAAHQLQAMHAQSAELQRLAMEQQWLHGHHHMHGGPLPGQEDYYSRLKKESDKQL